In the Juglans microcarpa x Juglans regia isolate MS1-56 chromosome 6D, Jm3101_v1.0, whole genome shotgun sequence genome, one interval contains:
- the LOC121236228 gene encoding protein BONZAI 1-like isoform X1 encodes MGNCCSDEAGGRAAVGGTAASQDNPINAPNDAVSHFLNSRGYHGLYSQIELSYSASDLRDRDLLSKSDPMVVVYTKGRDGTLEELGRTEVVLNSLNPTWITKHTISYQFEIVQTLVFRVYDVDTQFHNVEVKMLRLDEQQFLGEASGALSEIVTKSNRSLTLDLVRREESSRSTHPRNYGKLTVHAEECISSKTTTEMILRCSDLEYKDLFSRSDPFLVISKVVESGIPIPVYKTEVIKNDLKPTWKTVYLNIQQVGSKESPLVIECFNFNSSGKHDLIGKVQKSLADLEKLHSGGQGENLFLPSLVGQNYHNKVLKSQLFVDKYTQNIQHTFLDYLAGGCALNFMVAIDFTASNGNPRLPDSLHYIDPSGRPNSYQRAIIEVGEVLQFYDADKRFPAWGFGARPIDGPVSHCFNLNGSSHHCEVEGIQGIMMAYTSALLNVSLAGPTLFGPVIGNAAQISSQSLANGGRKYFVLLIITDGVVTDLQETKDALVKASDLPLSILIVGVGGADFKEMEILDADKGERLESSTGRVASRDIVQFVPFRDVQGGEISVVQALLAELPTQFLTYMRTRDIQPIS; translated from the exons ATGGGCAACTGCTGCTCAGACGAGGCCGGCGGAAGGGCGGCCGTGGGCGGCACTGCTGCTTCTCAAGACAACCCAATCAATGCTCCAAATGATGCCGTCTCTCATTTCCTCAACTCTCGCGGCTACCACGGCCTCTACTCTCAGATCGAg CTATCATATTCTGCTTCAGACTTGCGTGATCGGGACTTGCTCTCCAAG AGTGATCCCATGGTAGTTGTTTATACCAAAGGAAGAGATGGAACACTTGAAGAACTTGGCCGCACTGAAGTAGTTCTAAATTCGCTAAATCCGACATGGATCACAAAACATACTATCAGTTATCAATTTGAAATCGTGCAGACATTAGT GTTTCGTGTGTATGATGTTGACACTCAATTCCACAATGTTGAAGTAAAG ATGCTTAGGTTGGATGAGCAGCAATTTCTTGGTGAGGCTTCTGGTGCGTTGTCTGAG ATAGTCACTAAATCAAACCGCTCATTGACCTTAGATCTTGTACGCAGAGAAGAATCTAGCAGATCAACCCATCCAAGAAACTATGGAAAGCTTACTGTGCATGCTGAGGAATGCATTAGTTCAAAAACCACGACAGAGATGATATTGAGGTGTTCAGATTTGGAATACAAGGATCTCTTCTCAAGAAGT GACCCCTTTTTGGTAATATCAAAAGTAGTGGAAAGTGGGATCCCAATTCCAGTTTACAAAACAGAAGTTATAAAGAATGATCTCAAGCCAACATGGAAGACAGTGTATTTGAATATTCAACAAGTTGGAAGCAAG GAAAGTCCACTAGTGATAGAGTGCTTCAACTTCAATAGCAGCGGAAAACATGATTTGATAGG AAAAGTTCAGAAATCATTAGCAGATTTGGAAAAGCTTCATTCCGGTGGGCAAGGCGAAAATTTGTTTTTACCTAGTCTGGTTGGGCAAAATTACCACAACAAG GTACTTAAGAGCCAGCTATTTGTAGACAAGTATACCCAGAATATCCAACACACTTTCTTAGATTACTTGGCTGGGGGTTGTGCACTGAATTTCATGGTGGCTATTGATTTCACTG CTTCGAATGGAAATCCACGTCTGCCTGATTCCTTGCATTatattgatccttctggacgaCCAAATTCATACCAGAGA GCAATCATCGAGGTAGGAGAGGTGTTGCAGTTTTATGACGCAGACAAGCGCTTTCCTGCCTGGGGATTTGGAGCACGACCGATCGATGGTCCAGTCTCTCACTGTTTCAACTTAAATGGAAGCAGTCATCACTGTGAG GTTGAAGGCATCCAAGGAATTATGATGGCATATACAAGTGCCCTCCTTAATGTTTCTCTTGCAGGGCCAACTCTTTTTGGACCTGTGATTGGCAATGCTGCACAAATTTCCAGCCAGTCTCTTGCAAATGGGGGTCGAAAATACTTTGTTTTGCTAATAATCACG GATGGAGTGGTAACAGATCTCCAAGAAACCAAAGATGCCCTTGTGAAAGCATCTGACCTGCCATTGTCGATCCTTATTGTTGGAGTTGGAGGAGCTGATTTCAAAGAAATGGAG ATTTTAGATGCAGATAAGGGAGAGAGACTTGAAAGTTCCACTGGACGTGTTGCTTCACGTGATATAGTCCAGTTTGTTCCTTTCCGGGATGTACAGG GTGGAGAGATTTCTGTTGTTCAAGCACTTCTTGCCGAATTACCTACGCAATTTTTAACCTACATGCGGACCAGGGATATCCAACCAATTTCCTGA
- the LOC121235036 gene encoding uncharacterized protein LOC121235036 isoform X2, whose protein sequence is MNGGSSSNQPQSKPELLIPAANPKLSQPIRSSNISKTQANPPVSTQYNSATKAKGGRPYRVSSEPEVVEIQDKGTKRKLDEKEHKELIPLIRRSSSPCIIHCHRSNHISSQHKRKLRSLSLCPVNDQLFVTSALDGLVNLWQVRSGGSSASLLSSTDCVSPKQRRWPEDIVWHPQGNCLFSVYSADGGDSQISVLNLNKTQGKARVTFLEDKPHVKGIINSITFLPWEDACFVTGGSDHAVILWSEKDENLWKPKVLHRSMHSSAVMGVAGMQQKQIVLSVGADKRIIGFDAQVGRADFKHLIESKCMSVLPNPCDFNLFMVQTATPERQLRLFDIRLRQTELHVFGWKQESSESQSALINQAWSPDGLYMTSGSADPMIHIFDIRYTANKPSQSIQAHQKRVFKAVWLQSLPLLISISSDLNVGLHKTS, encoded by the exons ATGAATGGAGGTTCTTCTAGCAACCAGCCTCAGTCAAAACCAGAACTTTTAATCCCTGCTGCGAATCCAAAACTTTCCCAGCCTATAAGATCTTCAAATATTTCTAAGACTCAAGCCAATCCACCAGTTTCCACCCAATATAATAGTGCTACAAAAGCGAAAGGGGGCAGACCTTATAGAGTTTCTTCTGAGCCAGAGGTTGTTGAAATTCAGGATaaaggaacaaaaagaaaacttg ATGAGAAAGAACACAAGGAACTGATTCCGTTGATACGTAGAAGTTCTTCACCATGCATAATCCACTGCCATAGAAGCAATCATATCTCTAGTCAGCACAAGAGAAAGTTGAGAAGTCTGTCCTTGTGTCCAGTGAACGATCAGCTTTTTGTGACTAG TGCTTTGGATGGATTGGTCAATTTGTGGCAAGTTCGATCGGGGGG TTCAAGTGCCTCTCTACTTAGCTCTACTGATTGCGTATCCCCAAAGCAGAGGAGATGGCCTGAAGATATAGTCTGGCACCCACAGGGGAATTGCCTGTTTTCTGTATACAGTGCTGATGGTGGAGATTCTCAGATATCAGTTCTTAATCTCAATAAGACACAAGGG AAAGCTCGTGTAACTTTCTTGGAGGATAAGCCTCATGTTAAGGGTATTATTAACAGCATAACCTTCTTGCCCTGGGAAGATGCCTGTTTTGTCACTGGAGGCAGTGATCATGCTGTTATACTTTGGAGTGAGAAAGATGAGAACTTATGGAAACCAAAGGTATTGCACAGGAGTATGCATTCATCAGCTGTTATGGGAGTAGCTGGGATGCAGCAAAAGCAGATTGTACTGTCTGTTGGGGCAGACAAGCGAATTATTGGGTTTGATGCACAAGTTGGAAGAGCAGATTTCAAGCATCTAATAGAAAGTAAATGCATGAGTGTCTTGCCAAATCCGTGTGACTTCAATTTATTCATGGTTCAAACAGC AACTCCCGAGAGGCAGCTCCGATTGTTTGATATCAGATTGAGACAGACTGAACTTCATGTTTTTGGATGGAAGCAAGAAAGCAGTGAATCTCAGTCAGCGCTTATAAATCAAGCTTGGTCTCCTGATGGGTTATACATGACATCTGGTTCAGCAGACCCGATGATTCACATCTTTGATATCAGGTATACCGCTAACAAGCCTTCCCAATCAATACAAGCCCATCAGAAGCGTGTCTTCAAGGCTGTGTGGCTCCAATCACTTCCGCTTCTCATTTCCATATCCTCTGATCTCAACGTTGGATTGCACAAGACCTCTTAA
- the LOC121235036 gene encoding uncharacterized protein LOC121235036 isoform X1, with the protein MTFGLQCSHSHGPVLPVRERARGRRRESKMSALPLKKPKVETKDGDEVELQSKTTTNNMDNNSIEEQEEALVALIEHRTHEVKHLRHRISYYKSQLEEAERRLHDSQSKLARLRSQSNVVPIKGSLDNASKNVKVERRSTSPIHMNGGSSSNQPQSKPELLIPAANPKLSQPIRSSNISKTQANPPVSTQYNSATKAKGGRPYRVSSEPEVVEIQDKGTKRKLDEKEHKELIPLIRRSSSPCIIHCHRSNHISSQHKRKLRSLSLCPVNDQLFVTSALDGLVNLWQVRSGGSSASLLSSTDCVSPKQRRWPEDIVWHPQGNCLFSVYSADGGDSQISVLNLNKTQGKARVTFLEDKPHVKGIINSITFLPWEDACFVTGGSDHAVILWSEKDENLWKPKVLHRSMHSSAVMGVAGMQQKQIVLSVGADKRIIGFDAQVGRADFKHLIESKCMSVLPNPCDFNLFMVQTATPERQLRLFDIRLRQTELHVFGWKQESSESQSALINQAWSPDGLYMTSGSADPMIHIFDIRYTANKPSQSIQAHQKRVFKAVWLQSLPLLISISSDLNVGLHKTS; encoded by the exons ATGACTTTTGGTCTCCAATGCTCACATTCGCACGGTCCTGTCCTTCCTGTgcgagagagagcgagagggaGAAGAAGGGAATCAAAAATGAGCGCGCTTCCTTTGAAGAAGCCCAAGGTGGAGACGAAAGATGGGGATGAAGTAGAACTACAATCTAAAACTACCACAAATAACATGGACAACAACAGCATTGAAGAGCAAGAAGAGGCATTGGTGGCCCTGATCGAGCACCGTACACACGAAGTCAAACATCTTAGGCACCGCATCTCCTATTACAAATCTCAG CTTGAGGAAGCAGAGAGAAGGTTGCATGATTCACAATCTAAATTGGCTCGACTTCGAAGCCAAAGTAATGTTGTGCCAATAAAAGGTTCTCTGGATAATGCATCGAAGAACGTGAAGGTGGAGCGCAGATCAACTAGTCCCATACATATGAATGGAGGTTCTTCTAGCAACCAGCCTCAGTCAAAACCAGAACTTTTAATCCCTGCTGCGAATCCAAAACTTTCCCAGCCTATAAGATCTTCAAATATTTCTAAGACTCAAGCCAATCCACCAGTTTCCACCCAATATAATAGTGCTACAAAAGCGAAAGGGGGCAGACCTTATAGAGTTTCTTCTGAGCCAGAGGTTGTTGAAATTCAGGATaaaggaacaaaaagaaaacttg ATGAGAAAGAACACAAGGAACTGATTCCGTTGATACGTAGAAGTTCTTCACCATGCATAATCCACTGCCATAGAAGCAATCATATCTCTAGTCAGCACAAGAGAAAGTTGAGAAGTCTGTCCTTGTGTCCAGTGAACGATCAGCTTTTTGTGACTAG TGCTTTGGATGGATTGGTCAATTTGTGGCAAGTTCGATCGGGGGG TTCAAGTGCCTCTCTACTTAGCTCTACTGATTGCGTATCCCCAAAGCAGAGGAGATGGCCTGAAGATATAGTCTGGCACCCACAGGGGAATTGCCTGTTTTCTGTATACAGTGCTGATGGTGGAGATTCTCAGATATCAGTTCTTAATCTCAATAAGACACAAGGG AAAGCTCGTGTAACTTTCTTGGAGGATAAGCCTCATGTTAAGGGTATTATTAACAGCATAACCTTCTTGCCCTGGGAAGATGCCTGTTTTGTCACTGGAGGCAGTGATCATGCTGTTATACTTTGGAGTGAGAAAGATGAGAACTTATGGAAACCAAAGGTATTGCACAGGAGTATGCATTCATCAGCTGTTATGGGAGTAGCTGGGATGCAGCAAAAGCAGATTGTACTGTCTGTTGGGGCAGACAAGCGAATTATTGGGTTTGATGCACAAGTTGGAAGAGCAGATTTCAAGCATCTAATAGAAAGTAAATGCATGAGTGTCTTGCCAAATCCGTGTGACTTCAATTTATTCATGGTTCAAACAGC AACTCCCGAGAGGCAGCTCCGATTGTTTGATATCAGATTGAGACAGACTGAACTTCATGTTTTTGGATGGAAGCAAGAAAGCAGTGAATCTCAGTCAGCGCTTATAAATCAAGCTTGGTCTCCTGATGGGTTATACATGACATCTGGTTCAGCAGACCCGATGATTCACATCTTTGATATCAGGTATACCGCTAACAAGCCTTCCCAATCAATACAAGCCCATCAGAAGCGTGTCTTCAAGGCTGTGTGGCTCCAATCACTTCCGCTTCTCATTTCCATATCCTCTGATCTCAACGTTGGATTGCACAAGACCTCTTAA
- the LOC121236228 gene encoding protein BONZAI 2-like isoform X2 has translation MGNCCSDEAGGRAAVGGTAASQDNPINAPNDAVSHFLNSRGYHGLYSQIELSYSASDLRDRDLLSKSDPMVVVYTKGRDGTLEELGRTEVVLNSLNPTWITKHTISYQFEIVQTLVFRVYDVDTQFHNVEVKIVTKSNRSLTLDLVRREESSRSTHPRNYGKLTVHAEECISSKTTTEMILRCSDLEYKDLFSRSDPFLVISKVVESGIPIPVYKTEVIKNDLKPTWKTVYLNIQQVGSKESPLVIECFNFNSSGKHDLIGKVQKSLADLEKLHSGGQGENLFLPSLVGQNYHNKVLKSQLFVDKYTQNIQHTFLDYLAGGCALNFMVAIDFTASNGNPRLPDSLHYIDPSGRPNSYQRAIIEVGEVLQFYDADKRFPAWGFGARPIDGPVSHCFNLNGSSHHCEVEGIQGIMMAYTSALLNVSLAGPTLFGPVIGNAAQISSQSLANGGRKYFVLLIITDGVVTDLQETKDALVKASDLPLSILIVGVGGADFKEMEILDADKGERLESSTGRVASRDIVQFVPFRDVQGGEISVVQALLAELPTQFLTYMRTRDIQPIS, from the exons ATGGGCAACTGCTGCTCAGACGAGGCCGGCGGAAGGGCGGCCGTGGGCGGCACTGCTGCTTCTCAAGACAACCCAATCAATGCTCCAAATGATGCCGTCTCTCATTTCCTCAACTCTCGCGGCTACCACGGCCTCTACTCTCAGATCGAg CTATCATATTCTGCTTCAGACTTGCGTGATCGGGACTTGCTCTCCAAG AGTGATCCCATGGTAGTTGTTTATACCAAAGGAAGAGATGGAACACTTGAAGAACTTGGCCGCACTGAAGTAGTTCTAAATTCGCTAAATCCGACATGGATCACAAAACATACTATCAGTTATCAATTTGAAATCGTGCAGACATTAGT GTTTCGTGTGTATGATGTTGACACTCAATTCCACAATGTTGAAGTAAAG ATAGTCACTAAATCAAACCGCTCATTGACCTTAGATCTTGTACGCAGAGAAGAATCTAGCAGATCAACCCATCCAAGAAACTATGGAAAGCTTACTGTGCATGCTGAGGAATGCATTAGTTCAAAAACCACGACAGAGATGATATTGAGGTGTTCAGATTTGGAATACAAGGATCTCTTCTCAAGAAGT GACCCCTTTTTGGTAATATCAAAAGTAGTGGAAAGTGGGATCCCAATTCCAGTTTACAAAACAGAAGTTATAAAGAATGATCTCAAGCCAACATGGAAGACAGTGTATTTGAATATTCAACAAGTTGGAAGCAAG GAAAGTCCACTAGTGATAGAGTGCTTCAACTTCAATAGCAGCGGAAAACATGATTTGATAGG AAAAGTTCAGAAATCATTAGCAGATTTGGAAAAGCTTCATTCCGGTGGGCAAGGCGAAAATTTGTTTTTACCTAGTCTGGTTGGGCAAAATTACCACAACAAG GTACTTAAGAGCCAGCTATTTGTAGACAAGTATACCCAGAATATCCAACACACTTTCTTAGATTACTTGGCTGGGGGTTGTGCACTGAATTTCATGGTGGCTATTGATTTCACTG CTTCGAATGGAAATCCACGTCTGCCTGATTCCTTGCATTatattgatccttctggacgaCCAAATTCATACCAGAGA GCAATCATCGAGGTAGGAGAGGTGTTGCAGTTTTATGACGCAGACAAGCGCTTTCCTGCCTGGGGATTTGGAGCACGACCGATCGATGGTCCAGTCTCTCACTGTTTCAACTTAAATGGAAGCAGTCATCACTGTGAG GTTGAAGGCATCCAAGGAATTATGATGGCATATACAAGTGCCCTCCTTAATGTTTCTCTTGCAGGGCCAACTCTTTTTGGACCTGTGATTGGCAATGCTGCACAAATTTCCAGCCAGTCTCTTGCAAATGGGGGTCGAAAATACTTTGTTTTGCTAATAATCACG GATGGAGTGGTAACAGATCTCCAAGAAACCAAAGATGCCCTTGTGAAAGCATCTGACCTGCCATTGTCGATCCTTATTGTTGGAGTTGGAGGAGCTGATTTCAAAGAAATGGAG ATTTTAGATGCAGATAAGGGAGAGAGACTTGAAAGTTCCACTGGACGTGTTGCTTCACGTGATATAGTCCAGTTTGTTCCTTTCCGGGATGTACAGG GTGGAGAGATTTCTGTTGTTCAAGCACTTCTTGCCGAATTACCTACGCAATTTTTAACCTACATGCGGACCAGGGATATCCAACCAATTTCCTGA